The Leishmania panamensis strain MHOM/PA/94/PSC-1 chromosome 32 sequence genome window below encodes:
- a CDS encoding hypothetical protein (TriTrypDB/GeneDB-style sysID: LpmP.32.1430), with amino-acid sequence MQRYSRVWKSAAEAAFRPHLHREDCRICAAATSAQKDTKHVDSVTLSCAIDLGDGAASATSGSCTSSHQDASSFLSNMTSSVFELRRAALLEWQKRFFEPERKEGVSGVESLFRGERPDVLNNSADFDAVYEAYLRCEDVTVQEALFSRLVDWVDAQCSQPVEQSSVTPTPTPAAVTTSTAAVEEQQWGGVRIPQCLVAPRVDATLAPMTPKVTAPLIGVETGNVHAANDFETYVRRRFSEHLPCITKQLNFQEALLAVQTVLNSQNIRFFLACGTALGARRDGCFIPYDEDIDLGILYTDIVAPLANGDALPMPDFSSHSAAQPGLSCAQLRVYRLLHALSLTRAFVVFDICGAVEKGLELRILHMATSTRIDINLYYPPLCTTTCSGTDDASDDSLVRKLGAFVWASSFYEAADARKHHMYRYRHKPFATELEELSFCAKTTSLGSGFLVPPERYLVENYGEDWRTPKQYSYTEGLAGEFKNILKE; translated from the coding sequence ATGCAACGCTACAGCCGTGTGTGGAaaagcgctgctgaagccgctTTCCGGCCACACTTACACCGAGAAGATTGCCGCATATGTGCTGCCGCAACGTCAGCGCAGAAGGACACAAAACATGTCGACTCTGTAACCTTGAGCTGCGCCATTGACCTCggggacggcgctgcgtcagcgACTTCTGGCTCCTGCACGTCAAGCCACCAAGatgcctcttcctttctcaGCAACATGACTTCGTCGGTGTTTGAGCTACGGCGCGCTGCGCTCTTAGAATGGCAGAAGCGATTTTTCGAGCCGGAGCGGAAAGAGGGCGTGTCTGGCGTGGAGAGCCTCTTTCGGGGGGAAAGGCCAGATGTTCTCAACAACAGCGCCGACTTCGACGCCGTATACGAGGCCTACTTGCGTTGTGAAGATGTCACAGTGCAAGaagccctcttctctcgtctGGTGGATTGGGTAGACGCTCAATGCAGCCAGCCTGTGGAGCAATCTAGTgtgacgccgacgccgaccCCCGCTGCGGTGACCACCtcgactgctgcggtggaggagcagcagtggggCGGTGTTCGCATCCCGCAGTGCTTAGTGGCCCCTCGTGTGGACGCAACCCTGGCGCCGATGACGCCAAAGGTGACTGCACCTCTCATTGGCGTAGAGACCGGCAATGTGCACGCTGCGAATGACTTCGAGACGTACGTGCGGCGGCGTTTCTCGGAGCATCTCCCGTGCATCACCAAGCAACTGAACTTTCAAGAAGCActgctggcggtgcagaCGGTGCTGAATTCGCAAAACATTCGATTCTTCCTCGCCTGTGGCACAGCGCTGGGTGCGCGGCGTGACGGTTGCTTCATCCCTTATGACGAGGACATCGACCTTGGCATCCTCTACACCGATATCGTGGCGCCCCTAGCAAATGGCGATGCTCTGCCGATGCCCGACTTCTCTTCCCACTCTGCCGCCCAACCTGGGTTGAgctgcgcgcagctgcgggtgTATCGACTCCTTCACGCGCTGTCATTAACGCGCGCATTCGTTGTCTTTGACATTTGCGGCGCCGTTGAAAAGGGGCTGGAGCTGCGCATTTTGCACATGGCCACCAGCACTCGCATTGACATCAATCTCTACTACCCACCTCTGTGCACCACTACCTGCAGCGGAACCGATGATGCCAGCGATGACTCGCTAGTGCGGAAACTGGGGGCCTTTGTGTGGGCCTCCTCGTTTTACGAGGCAGCTGACGCGCGCAAGCACCACATGTATCGCTATCGCCACAAACCCTTCGCCacagagctggaggagctttCATTCTGTGCCAAGACAACATCCTTGGGCAGTGGGTTTTTGGTGCCCCCAGAGCGCTATCTCGTCGAGAACTACGGTGAGGATTGGCGGACACCGAAGCAGTACTCGTACACGGAGGGCCTTGCAGGCGAGTTCAAGAATATCCTGAAGGAATAG